In Kineococcus mangrovi, the following are encoded in one genomic region:
- a CDS encoding ABC transporter permease produces MLTLVVRRLGLLVVVLFGLSLLLFAWVRALPGDPARALLGEKATPAGIAAINERYGFDQPVWQQYVTYLGRLLRGDFGASINTGEPVVRTFAERFPATIELAVAALLLAIVVGIPLGYVAARRRGGWLDNLVVGGSLLGVVVPVFFLAVILKYVLAIELGWFPTSGRQDARIDATHVTNFYVLDGLLTREWDASWDALVHLVLPALALGSIPLAIIVRITRASVLDVLGDDHVRTAQAKGLPRAIVSRRHVLRNALLPVSTTLGLQAGALLSGAVLTETVFSINGIGSYLFDAVTQLDYPVLQGFILFIAVVYALVNLVVDVSYGFIDPRVRVS; encoded by the coding sequence GTGCTGACGCTCGTCGTGCGCCGCCTCGGACTGCTCGTGGTCGTCCTGTTCGGGTTGTCGCTGCTGCTGTTCGCCTGGGTCCGGGCCCTTCCGGGGGACCCGGCCCGGGCGCTGCTGGGCGAGAAGGCCACCCCGGCCGGCATCGCCGCGATCAACGAGCGGTACGGGTTCGACCAGCCGGTCTGGCAGCAGTACGTCACCTACCTCGGCCGGCTGCTGCGAGGCGACTTCGGCGCCTCGATCAACACCGGGGAACCGGTGGTGCGGACGTTCGCCGAACGGTTCCCCGCGACGATCGAACTGGCCGTCGCGGCGTTGCTGCTGGCGATCGTGGTGGGGATCCCGCTGGGGTACGTCGCGGCCCGCCGCCGCGGTGGCTGGCTGGACAACCTCGTCGTCGGCGGGTCGCTGCTCGGCGTCGTCGTCCCGGTGTTCTTCCTCGCCGTCATCCTCAAGTACGTCCTGGCCATCGAGCTCGGGTGGTTCCCCACCTCGGGCCGGCAGGACGCGCGCATCGACGCCACCCACGTCACGAACTTCTACGTGCTGGACGGGCTGCTGACGCGCGAGTGGGACGCCAGCTGGGACGCGCTCGTCCACCTCGTGCTGCCCGCCCTGGCCCTGGGGTCGATCCCGCTGGCCATCATCGTGCGCATCACCCGGGCCTCGGTGCTCGACGTCCTGGGCGACGACCACGTGCGCACCGCCCAGGCCAAGGGCCTGCCGCGCGCGATCGTCAGCCGCCGGCACGTCCTGCGCAACGCGCTGCTGCCGGTCTCCACCACGCTGGGCCTGCAGGCCGGGGCGCTGCTGTCCGGGGCGGTCCTGACCGAGACGGTGTTCTCCATCAACGGCATCGGCAGCTACCTGTTCGACGCCGTGACCCAGCTCGACTACCCGGTGCTGCAGGGGTTCATCCTCTTCATCGCCGTCGTGTACGCGCTCGTGAACCTCGTGGTGGACGTCAGCTACGGGTTCATCGACCCGAGGGTGAGGGTGTCGTGA
- a CDS encoding ABC transporter permease, giving the protein MTALDALPPTGPGSPDATGETTGQAGTGPWRSAWRRLRRNPAGIVGAVIVLLFVVVAVAAPLLAPYRPATSEWFGQVTPTSVPGPSAEHPLGLDSFGSDLLTQLLYGARSSLVIGVVSTGVGLAAGAFLGVLAGGIGGKVDTVVMRVVDVLLSIPGLLLAVSVAAVLGRSGLAIMLAISAAQVPIFARLLRASLLAQRGQDYVVALRSLGLRRRSIVVGHMLPNSLGPVLVQATLTLATAVIEVAALSFLGLGDPNPAVAEWGRMLVTAQARLDQAPHLALYPGLAIAVTALGFTLLGEALREALDPRSSR; this is encoded by the coding sequence GTGACCGCACTGGACGCGTTGCCGCCGACCGGACCCGGTTCGCCCGACGCGACGGGCGAGACGACGGGGCAGGCCGGGACCGGTCCCTGGCGCTCGGCCTGGCGGCGGTTGCGCCGCAACCCCGCCGGGATCGTGGGCGCCGTCATCGTCCTGCTCTTCGTCGTGGTCGCCGTCGCCGCCCCGCTGCTGGCGCCGTACCGGCCGGCCACCTCGGAGTGGTTCGGGCAGGTGACGCCCACCTCGGTGCCCGGTCCGAGCGCCGAGCACCCCCTGGGCCTGGACTCCTTCGGCTCGGACCTGCTGACGCAGCTGCTGTACGGCGCGCGCTCCTCCCTCGTCATCGGGGTCGTCTCCACCGGGGTCGGCCTCGCGGCCGGGGCCTTCCTGGGGGTCCTCGCCGGCGGGATCGGCGGGAAGGTCGACACCGTCGTCATGCGGGTCGTCGACGTGCTGCTGTCCATCCCCGGCCTGCTGCTGGCGGTCTCGGTCGCCGCGGTGCTCGGGCGCAGCGGGCTGGCCATCATGCTGGCCATCTCCGCGGCCCAGGTCCCGATCTTCGCGCGGCTGCTGCGGGCCTCGCTGCTGGCCCAGCGGGGCCAGGACTACGTCGTCGCGCTGCGCTCGCTCGGGCTGCGCCGGCGCAGCATCGTCGTGGGGCACATGCTGCCCAACTCCCTGGGGCCGGTGCTCGTGCAGGCCACGCTCACGCTGGCCACCGCCGTCATCGAGGTCGCCGCGCTCAGCTTCCTGGGCCTGGGCGACCCGAACCCCGCCGTCGCCGAGTGGGGACGCATGCTCGTCACCGCCCAGGCCCGGCTCGACCAGGCGCCGCACCTGGCGCTGTACCCCGGTCTGGCCATCGCCGTCACCGCGCTGGGGTTCACCCTGCTCGGCGAGGCGCTGCGCGAGGCCCTGGACCCCAGGAGTTCGCGATGA
- a CDS encoding ABC transporter ATP-binding protein, whose translation MTLLEVDDLRVTFSRKGSPDFTAVDGVSFDVEAGEVVGLVGESGCGKSVTSLAVMGLLPRRSARVSGSVRFDGTDLLTASPAQLARRRGKDLAMVFQDPMTSLNPVLTLGRQLTEVLRAHTGLDRAAARKEAVELLGRVGIPDPRRRVGEYPHQLSGGMRQRVLIAIALACSPRLIIADEPTTALDVTIQAQVLDLLTGLVRESGTAMVLITHDLGVVAGTCDRVNVLYAGKVVEQAPRAELFARPRHRYTEGLLAAVPRVDAPEGVALRPVPGSVQDRLPWDVGCAFAPRCGVADDACRTGAIGLDAAGGPVAHSARCVHPAELEVSR comes from the coding sequence ATGACGCTGCTCGAGGTCGACGACCTGCGGGTGACGTTCTCCCGCAAGGGCTCACCCGACTTCACCGCAGTCGACGGGGTCTCCTTCGACGTCGAGGCCGGTGAGGTCGTCGGCCTGGTCGGGGAGTCCGGCTGCGGGAAGTCCGTCACGTCGCTCGCGGTCATGGGGCTGCTGCCCCGGCGCTCGGCCCGCGTCAGCGGGTCCGTCCGCTTCGACGGCACCGACCTGCTGACGGCCTCGCCCGCCCAGCTCGCCCGCCGCCGCGGCAAGGACCTCGCGATGGTCTTCCAGGACCCCATGACCTCGCTCAACCCCGTCCTGACGCTGGGCCGGCAGCTCACCGAGGTGCTGCGCGCGCACACCGGCCTGGACCGGGCGGCGGCGAGGAAGGAGGCCGTGGAGCTGCTCGGCCGCGTCGGCATCCCCGACCCGCGCCGGCGGGTGGGGGAGTACCCGCACCAGCTCTCCGGCGGGATGCGCCAGCGCGTCCTCATCGCCATCGCCCTGGCCTGCTCGCCGCGGCTCATCATCGCCGACGAGCCGACGACGGCCCTGGACGTGACGATCCAGGCGCAGGTGCTGGACCTGCTGACGGGGCTGGTCCGGGAGTCGGGCACGGCGATGGTCCTCATCACCCACGACCTCGGCGTCGTGGCGGGCACGTGCGACCGGGTCAACGTGCTGTACGCGGGCAAGGTCGTCGAGCAGGCCCCGCGCGCCGAGCTGTTCGCCCGGCCGCGGCACCGGTACACCGAGGGGCTGCTGGCCGCCGTCCCCCGGGTCGACGCCCCCGAGGGCGTGGCCCTGCGGCCCGTGCCCGGCTCGGTCCAGGACCGGCTGCCGTGGGACGTGGGCTGCGCCTTCGCCCCCCGCTGCGGCGTGGCCGACGACGCCTGCCGCACCGGGGCGATCGGCCTGGACGCGGCCGGTGGCCCCGTCGCGCACTCCGCCCGCTGCGTCCACCCCGCCGAGCTGGAGGTCTCACGATGA
- a CDS encoding ABC transporter ATP-binding protein translates to MTVPAPSPPGTGDALLSVRDLQVPYPIRSGILQRRVGAVRAVDGVSLDVARGTTYGLVGESGCGKSTLGRAVLRLEEPTGGSVHLDGRDVLALGAEELRRERRRMQMVFQDPLASLDPRQSVESALTEPLAVHRAPGGPPAWRTRVRGLLDRVGLPAGAGAKYPHEFSGGQRQRVGIARALVLDPALLVADEPVSALDVSVQAQVLVLLEELQRDLGLTYLVIAHDLAVVKHVSTTVGVMYLGGLVEEGPSADLYDRPLHPYTRALLSAAPVPDPVAEAARERIRLVGDLPSPADPPSGCRFRTRCPWVQGTRCHDERPQLRVPAGHPPQHRVACHFAEQIEAGELTAHHGADPVVLGPA, encoded by the coding sequence ATGACCGTGCCCGCGCCGTCGCCCCCGGGGACGGGGGACGCGCTGCTGTCCGTGCGCGACCTGCAGGTCCCCTACCCGATCCGCTCGGGGATCCTGCAGCGCCGCGTCGGGGCCGTGAGGGCCGTCGACGGGGTCTCGCTCGACGTCGCCCGCGGCACGACCTACGGCCTCGTGGGGGAGTCCGGCTGCGGGAAGTCGACGCTGGGCCGGGCCGTGCTGCGCCTGGAGGAACCCACCGGCGGGTCCGTGCACCTCGACGGCCGCGACGTCCTCGCCCTCGGCGCCGAGGAGCTGCGCCGGGAGCGCCGGCGCATGCAGATGGTCTTCCAGGACCCCCTGGCCAGCCTCGACCCGCGCCAGAGCGTCGAGAGCGCCCTGACCGAGCCCCTGGCCGTGCACCGCGCCCCGGGTGGCCCCCCGGCCTGGCGCACCCGCGTGCGCGGGCTGCTGGACCGGGTCGGGCTCCCCGCCGGGGCGGGCGCGAAGTACCCGCACGAGTTCTCCGGGGGTCAGCGCCAGCGCGTCGGGATCGCCCGCGCCCTCGTCCTGGACCCCGCGCTGCTCGTGGCCGACGAACCGGTCTCGGCCCTCGACGTGTCCGTCCAGGCCCAGGTCCTCGTCCTGCTCGAGGAGCTGCAGCGCGACCTCGGGCTGACGTACCTCGTCATCGCGCACGACCTCGCGGTCGTCAAGCACGTCTCGACGACGGTCGGGGTCATGTACCTCGGCGGACTCGTCGAGGAGGGCCCCAGCGCGGACCTGTACGACCGCCCGCTGCACCCCTACACCCGGGCGCTGCTGTCCGCCGCGCCCGTGCCCGACCCCGTCGCGGAGGCCGCGCGCGAGCGGATCCGCCTCGTCGGGGACCTGCCCAGCCCGGCCGACCCGCCCTCGGGCTGCCGGTTCCGGACGCGCTGCCCGTGGGTGCAGGGGACCCGCTGCCACGACGAGCGCCCGCAGCTGCGCGTGCCGGCCGGGCACCCCCCGCAGCACCGGGTGGCCTGCCACTTCGCCGAGCAGATCGAGGCGGGGGAGCTGACGGCGCACCACGGGGCCGACCCCGTCGTGCTCGGCCCCGCGTGA
- the mihF gene encoding integration host factor, actinobacterial type, with protein MALPPLTAEQRAAALEKAAAARRERAEVKHRLKYTGGSLEEVIEEGQENEVLGKMKVSALLESLPNVGKVRAKQIMAEIGISESRRVRGLGAHQIAALVERFGSAAGSAS; from the coding sequence GTGGCTCTGCCTCCCCTGACCGCCGAACAGCGCGCCGCCGCCCTGGAGAAGGCCGCGGCGGCCCGCCGCGAGCGGGCCGAGGTCAAGCACCGCCTCAAGTACACCGGCGGCAGCCTGGAGGAGGTCATCGAGGAGGGCCAGGAGAACGAGGTCCTCGGCAAGATGAAGGTCTCCGCCCTGCTGGAGTCCCTGCCGAACGTGGGCAAGGTCCGCGCCAAGCAGATCATGGCGGAGATCGGCATCTCGGAGTCGCGGCGCGTGCGCGGCCTGGGCGCCCACCAGATCGCCGCCCTCGTCGAGCGCTTCGGCTCCGCCGCCGGGAGCGCGTCCTGA
- the gmk gene encoding guanylate kinase, with amino-acid sequence MQSPHHRLTVLAGPTAVGKGTVSADLRARYPDIWISVSATTRAQRPGEVDGVHYHFVSEETFDGYVRDGELLEWARVHGRHRYGTPRGPVAQVLASGRPALLEIDLAGARQVRQATRGTDLEAGFVFLAPPSWDELVRRLVGRGTETEQERERRLETARVELAAEPEFDVTIYNDDVHRATDELVRWMGLPVS; translated from the coding sequence GTGCAGTCCCCGCACCACCGCCTGACCGTCCTCGCCGGTCCCACCGCCGTCGGGAAGGGCACCGTCTCGGCCGACCTGCGGGCCCGGTACCCCGACATCTGGATCTCCGTCTCGGCCACCACGAGGGCGCAGCGGCCCGGCGAGGTCGACGGCGTGCACTACCACTTCGTCTCCGAGGAGACGTTCGACGGCTACGTCCGCGACGGCGAGCTCCTGGAGTGGGCCCGCGTCCACGGCCGGCACCGCTACGGCACCCCGCGCGGGCCGGTCGCGCAGGTGCTGGCCTCGGGCCGCCCGGCGCTGCTGGAGATCGACCTCGCCGGTGCCCGGCAGGTCCGGCAGGCCACGCGGGGCACCGACCTGGAGGCCGGGTTCGTCTTCCTCGCCCCGCCGAGCTGGGACGAGCTGGTCCGCCGCCTCGTGGGCCGGGGCACCGAGACCGAGCAGGAGCGCGAGCGCCGGCTGGAGACCGCGCGCGTCGAGCTGGCCGCCGAACCGGAGTTCGACGTGACCATCTACAACGACGACGTGCACCGGGCCACGGACGAGCTCGTAAGATGGATGGGTCTGCCGGTCAGCTGA